The Prevotella melaninogenica genome window below encodes:
- a CDS encoding replication initiation protein: MTTDKTAIRKVTRKRGAKAQKAPLKSRTISNDLIPIEEETWLLQPIAVTMMRHDYSLIQVRILVSIVESLQSILHGILNNKRGFQLDLFHTDELDEDGRMPIKLPFKELGVDPNHYPQLRNSLKMLASIPVEIPYKTAEGRKYTKATNLCDVYIPEDRSYNKYAILKLDHSVAERLVSLDFGYHRLGKQIVFACKNRYTQRIYMFIESWVDKGRTVIKTLEFRKMLRLENNYKKFSDFCRRVLDPAMQELKELAEKGFCDCHFEYEKKYDHGQRGGEPDELIFIIHRTKDKMNVQLQEMTQNQRRQFQQYLVQYFDFTPVNAQAMADRITAETYQEAVQKLMSLRDRFAKTFVKDKAAYTFKSLDEMLKSKEVPNTIVEEVE, translated from the coding sequence ATGACAACAGATAAAACAGCCATTAGAAAGGTTACTCGTAAACGTGGAGCAAAAGCACAGAAGGCACCGTTGAAAAGTCGTACTATCTCGAATGACCTTATCCCTATTGAAGAAGAAACATGGCTTCTTCAGCCTATCGCCGTGACGATGATGCGTCATGACTATTCGCTCATCCAGGTGAGGATTCTGGTGTCTATTGTTGAGAGTTTGCAATCTATCTTACATGGTATTTTAAATAACAAACGAGGATTTCAGCTCGACTTATTCCACACTGATGAGTTGGATGAGGACGGACGTATGCCTATAAAACTGCCATTCAAGGAATTAGGTGTCGACCCAAATCACTATCCTCAGTTGAGAAATTCACTGAAGATGCTTGCTTCTATTCCTGTAGAAATACCCTATAAGACAGCTGAAGGAAGAAAGTACACCAAGGCAACCAACCTTTGTGACGTATATATTCCAGAGGATCGCTCTTATAACAAATATGCTATTTTGAAGCTTGATCATAGTGTTGCAGAGCGTCTTGTATCGTTAGACTTCGGTTATCATCGCTTAGGCAAACAGATTGTCTTTGCATGTAAAAACCGCTACACCCAGCGTATCTATATGTTTATAGAGTCATGGGTGGACAAAGGTCGTACTGTCATTAAGACATTGGAGTTCCGTAAGATGCTTCGTTTGGAGAACAACTATAAGAAGTTCTCAGACTTCTGTCGTCGTGTTCTTGACCCTGCCATGCAGGAATTAAAGGAGCTTGCAGAGAAAGGTTTCTGTGATTGTCACTTTGAGTATGAGAAGAAGTATGACCATGGTCAACGTGGTGGTGAGCCAGATGAACTTATCTTCATCATACACCGCACTAAGGATAAGATGAATGTACAATTGCAGGAAATGACACAGAACCAGCGTCGACAGTTCCAGCAATACCTTGTACAATACTTTGACTTCACACCAGTAAATGCGCAAGCAATGGCTGATCGTATTACAGCCGAAACCTACCAGGAGGCTGTACAGAAACTAATGAGCCTACGCGATCGTTTTGCAAAGACATTCGTTAAGGACAAAGCTGCCTATACTTTCAAGAGTCTTGACGAAATGTTGAAGTCGAAGGAAGTTCCCAACACCATAGTAGAGGAAGTGGAATAA
- a CDS encoding LuxR C-terminal-related transcriptional regulator — protein MKNQKMYEPDDKMIYLIRDNYDLLQSLGSFGISLGFGDKTVREVCDEQNVDTYTFLAVVNFTINGYKAFDDVDRLSIPTLMQYLRASHTYYLEYKLPFIRKELCASLDETDNLARLILRLYDEYAHSIHNHMQYEEKNVFPYVDSLLKGEANDTYDVETYSKHHSQTDVKLRELKSIIIKYLPSDAHHNNRLTATLYDIYNCEAWLEQHALVEEEIFIPVIRRLEQKSKQNDVSVKISNMITQNPVSNEVLSDREKDVIVAVAQGMTNKEIADHLCISTNTVITHRRNIARKLQIHSPAGLTIYAIVNNLVDISSVKL, from the coding sequence ATGAAGAATCAGAAAATGTACGAGCCCGATGATAAGATGATTTATCTTATCAGAGATAATTACGACCTGTTACAGAGCTTAGGGAGCTTTGGTATCAGCTTGGGCTTTGGTGATAAAACCGTGAGAGAGGTTTGTGATGAACAGAATGTAGACACTTATACATTCCTGGCTGTAGTTAATTTTACTATAAACGGATATAAGGCTTTTGATGATGTAGACAGATTGTCTATTCCAACACTTATGCAATACTTACGAGCAAGCCATACTTATTATCTTGAATATAAGTTACCTTTCATACGTAAAGAGTTGTGTGCTTCTTTGGATGAAACGGATAATCTTGCCCGTCTTATTCTCCGCCTCTATGATGAGTATGCTCATTCTATCCATAATCACATGCAATATGAGGAGAAGAATGTGTTTCCATATGTTGATAGCCTGCTGAAGGGTGAGGCAAATGATACATACGATGTTGAGACTTATTCTAAGCATCATAGCCAAACAGACGTGAAGTTACGTGAATTGAAGAGTATTATCATCAAGTATTTGCCTTCCGATGCGCATCATAACAATCGTCTTACTGCTACATTATATGACATATATAACTGCGAAGCATGGCTTGAACAGCATGCTTTGGTAGAAGAAGAAATCTTTATTCCAGTAATCAGACGCTTAGAACAAAAGAGTAAGCAAAATGATGTAAGTGTAAAGATTTCGAACATGATTACGCAGAATCCTGTGTCAAACGAGGTTCTTAGTGATCGTGAAAAGGATGTAATTGTGGCAGTTGCACAAGGAATGACAAACAAGGAAATAGCTGACCATCTGTGTATTTCAACTAACACGGTGATTACGCATCGACGTAATATCGCTCGTAAGTTGCAAATACATTCACCAGCAGGATTGACAATCTATGCAATTGTTAATAATCTTGTGGATATCAGTAGCGTGAAACTTTAA
- a CDS encoding response regulator transcription factor, whose product MEHPVNMNMGRPKIAIVDANTLVVLGLKQLLQNVMPIMTVDSFSSFQEFEKAQPNSYYHYFVSQVIVLENRQFFSQCIHKTIVLTITKDPNAQLSGFHSFCINVPEDELVKAILKIVQYGHSGGKNLPELPQVLKNKILSNREIEVLSLIVQGLINKEIAEKLNISLTTVITHRKNIMDKLGMKSVSALTIYAVMHGYIDINKI is encoded by the coding sequence ATGGAGCATCCAGTTAATATGAATATGGGACGTCCCAAGATTGCGATAGTTGATGCTAACACACTTGTTGTGTTAGGATTGAAGCAGCTATTACAGAATGTTATGCCTATCATGACTGTTGATTCTTTTTCAAGCTTCCAGGAGTTCGAAAAGGCACAGCCAAATTCGTATTATCATTATTTTGTGTCACAAGTAATTGTCTTAGAAAATAGACAATTCTTCTCTCAATGTATCCACAAGACCATTGTTCTGACTATTACTAAGGACCCAAATGCACAGCTTTCTGGTTTCCATAGTTTTTGTATTAATGTTCCAGAGGATGAACTTGTTAAAGCTATTCTGAAGATAGTACAGTATGGTCACTCTGGTGGTAAGAACTTACCGGAACTCCCTCAAGTATTAAAGAATAAGATCTTAAGCAATCGTGAGATAGAGGTTTTGTCTTTGATAGTTCAAGGATTGATTAACAAAGAGATTGCTGAGAAGTTGAATATCAGTCTTACAACAGTTATTACTCACCGCAAGAATATTATGGATAAGCTTGGAATGAAGAGTGTGTCTGCCTTAACTATCTATGCCGTGATGCATGGTTATATTGATATCAATAAGATTTAA